Below is a window of Perca flavescens isolate YP-PL-M2 chromosome 12, PFLA_1.0, whole genome shotgun sequence DNA.
TCTGTGAGTGCTGTCCGCCAGAGAAAGGCCCCGTAGGGCCCATGGGAGCGAGAGGGCCACCGGGACCACAAGGAGAGAGGGGCCCGCTAGGTAAGATGGATTATCATTTGCAGGAAAAATTACCTTTTGTAAGTCAAAATTTGTCCTGCATCATACtccagggttttccctgccatTATAAGGCTAAGGTGCAGCAGCCAAGCCATTTTGGGCACCACCTAAgatgaatatactgtatgtaactgaatgacttttctcagatctaatgattgtagttggtccccagtTTTGACTTTAAGCATTttgaatgttatttatttatgatctcCTCtcgttttttcaacattttaaacacagacatggtaataataatggtcAAAAAGTATGTGAAACTGcattttttctttagtttaaaaACGGATcattttcttgagggaggaccccTAAACCCCTCACCAAATTCGTGCACCCAAGTCTTCCACAAATGTCGGGAAACTGTACTCTGCTCTGTTTTCCAGGGTTACCAGGAGAGAAGGGAGACACAGGACTCAGAGGACTTCCAGGACCAGCAGGACTACCTGGAGCCAACGGACTCAATGGCGACATAGGTACAGCGGGGCTTAACAGCAGGACAGTTTTTGATTGCATCTCCGTTTCTGTCTATCTAtccctctctccttttttgCAAAACGCTGTCCTGTATAAGTACGTTGTGGATGTCATTTTCTACgctttatttatcaaaactacCACAGGTGACAAAGGTGATCAAGGACCCATGGGTCTTCCTGGTGCACCTGGAATCCCGGGAAAACCAGGAGAGAAAGGTAGAAATCTCAGTAGAAATTGTATAGATATTACTGTAGGCCATCTCTTTTAATCTTACtgaattagattagattaaaatatatataagtaCACACTTTAaacatgtgtatatgtatattactatttaaaaaatgaatgcattctaattaaaacatgtattaTGTGAATGTAACCTCTCTACCTACTATAGGTGATCCGGGCCCCAGAGGAGAGAAAGGCGAACGTGGCTTCAGTCTGAAAGGGGACCcgggagaaagaggagagcCTGGCCTGAATGGGACTAAGGGAAGCACCGGGCCTATGGGTCCCCCTGGGTTAGCTGGGACAAAGGGTCCGAAAGGTGAACAGGGACCTATAGGCGACTGTTTACCAGGCGAGAAAGGGGATGTGGGTGAGCGTGGGCCCCCTGGTCTGAGAGGTGAGATGGGCCCCCCAGGAGTAAATGGAACTGATGGTgccaagggagagagaggggagccAGGGCCTCCGGGAGGGAAGGGGGATAACGGTGCCAGAGGGCCCCCAGGACCTCCAGGAGGGAGGGGCATAGCAGGGCTGAGAGGAGAAAGGGGAGCTAAAGGTGTGCGTGGGCCCCGGGGCCCTAAAGGCCCACCAGGTGAGAGTGTGGAGCAGATTCGCTCTGCCTTCAGTGTGGGCTTGTTCCCCAGCAGGTCCTTCCCTCCGCCCGGTCTACCTGTGAAGTTTGATAAGGTGTTTTACAACGGGGAGGGGCACTGGGACCCAACAATCAACAAGTTCAACGCCACATACCCGGGGGTCTACTTATTCAGTTACCACATCACCGTGCGCAACCGGCCCGTCCGTGCTGCCCTAGTGGTTAACGGGGTACGGAAGCTGCGGACTCGGGATTCTCTGTACGGCCAGGACATCGATCAGGCGTCCAACCTGGTGCTGATGCATCTGACTGAAGGCGACCAGGTGTGGCTGGAGACGCTGAGAGACTGGAATGGAGTTTACTCCAGCAGTGAGGATGACAGCACTTTCTCTGGCTTCTTGCTTTACCCAGACCCGAAGAACAAACCTACTGACGTGGAAAACTTGTGACTGCAACCTTTGTCCTTTAATCAGCCATGAATGTAACTTCTTGTAGACCCTGCACAACCTTCAGCCTATTGCACTGCCCTGTCAAATTAGCTTATGATTCAGCTACATGCTGCTCACTGCTGTTGTGCTAATCAAACCAAATGCTTTGCCTGCCTTGCTGTATTTGGAGATGGATGAGGCTTGATTATACTGCTGTATGCAACACTTCAGTTCTTTGTAACAATGCATTAAAAATGTCCATGCTTGAAATGGATGACCcttgagttttatttatttagaaccaGAACTAAACGCTAATTTATAAGCCATTAGTCATTGCAATTAGAATAGATAAGCTCTGTGTCAGTGAGGCCAATACAAATTTGGAAACAACTCAAGTAAATAATGCATAATTGCATTTGGTTCCCACTAGAGGGTGTAAGGTGTCTAAGTTATGTAAAGAGGTATTGGTA
It encodes the following:
- the otol1a gene encoding otolin-1-A, producing MPSVRLVFLTTVLVVLMAVLASSARTTRWPKPQTTKKPPRAGSSGGRTTTTTPSPSSSLHTDETTEVTPGAYSLSPTDSTTYSSDTFSTEFHTDAVVPPGNALGNYTLDYSECFFNFCECCPPEKGPVGPMGARGPPGPQGERGPLGLPGEKGDTGLRGLPGPAGLPGANGLNGDIGDKGDQGPMGLPGAPGIPGKPGEKGDPGPRGEKGERGFSLKGDPGERGEPGLNGTKGSTGPMGPPGLAGTKGPKGEQGPIGDCLPGEKGDVGERGPPGLRGEMGPPGVNGTDGAKGERGEPGPPGGKGDNGARGPPGPPGGRGIAGLRGERGAKGVRGPRGPKGPPGESVEQIRSAFSVGLFPSRSFPPPGLPVKFDKVFYNGEGHWDPTINKFNATYPGVYLFSYHITVRNRPVRAALVVNGVRKLRTRDSLYGQDIDQASNLVLMHLTEGDQVWLETLRDWNGVYSSSEDDSTFSGFLLYPDPKNKPTDVENL